AGGTAAAGATATCGCCGCCGGCGCCGCACCCGAAACAGTGAAATATCTCCCGCGCCGGGTTGACATTGAACGATGGCGTCTTCTCTCCGTGGAAAGGACATAGCCCCACGTAATTGGCGCCACTACGTCGCAGGGGAAGGTACTCTCCCACCACGTCAACGATGGAAAGCCGCTCCGCGACCTCCCTGACTTTCTCTTCCGGAATCATGGTACAGCCGACCTCAGCGTCTTGGCATGGTCCAGCGCCATGCCGCCGAACCGAACCAGCAGTGCCGCGTGGCGGTCCTGCCGGATCTGCTCCTTCAACGGGAAGGAAAGGGGAACGGCAACCACGGCATAGAGCATCATGCCCAACAACAGCGCCCCTTCCAGGACGCCCAGGGCCAAGCCGCCGAGCCGGTTTACCCAGCCCAGCAGTGCCAGCTTCACCAATCCGGTCAACAGGCTGCCCACCAAGTGGGCGCCGAGCCCCACCGCCAGCAGCAGACCGGTGAAGGAGACGATCCGCGCCGCGTGATACGGCATCAGCGTTGTCAGGGGAACGGCAAGGGGCTCGTGGAAGCGGTAGGCCAGCCAGCCCCCCAGCAGCAGGGCAGTCAGCGAGGCCACCTCGGTGATCAGCCCCCGCAGCAATCCCCGCAGCCCCCCCAGGGTCAGTACCGCAAGCATGGCGATGGTCAGGAAATTCATGCCCGACTCGGAGCTGCAGGGGCAGAGACGCCGACGGGGCTTTCTTTCGAAAGCCCCGTACTTGCTGGATTCCCGGCGAAGTAACCGCCAGGTGGTGATAGACATAACTCCATCATCGGCACACTCGAACCGCCTAGTCCATCATTTTACGCTGTTTCTTCAGTGCACGCTTGCGTGCGGCAATGGCCTTCTTCTTCCGCTTGATGCTGGGTTTCTCGTAATGCTCCCGCTTGCGGACTTCAGAGAGGATTCCCGCTTTTTCGCACTGCTTCTTGAATTTCTTCAGGGCGAGGTCAAATGGTTCGTTTTCCCGAATCTTTACACCTGGCATCCATGATCCCCCCCTTCGTCGTCAGATACGCCATGAAGCGGCTGTGCCGCCGTCAATGTCCAGGTACTGTTTTTTGCGAGTCTTGCATAGTAACAGCAGAAATAAATATGTCAACAGGTAATAAACGCGGATGGCAACGTTCAGGCGGGAGGCAGCTTCCGTGAAGCCTTTTCCGCAATGCCCGAGGTACCGAAACGGCGGCGCAACTCATCCCATACCGCTTCTACCGGCACGTCACGGGCCGCCAGCAGCACCAACAGGTGATAGCAGAGGTCCGCAGCCTCGCAGGTCAACTGGGCCTGCTCCCCCCCCTTGCCGGCGATGACCACCTCGGTAGCCTCCTCCCCCACCTTCTTCAGAATCCGGTCCAGCCCCCCCTGCAGCAGGGAGGCGGTGTAGGAGCTGTCCGGCGAAGCATTTTTCCGGGAGAGGATCACCTGATACAGTTCATCGAGCATATGCCGGTTGTCGCTCATCTCAGACCACCCTGACCGGGACGCCCCGTCCCTGCAGATAGGTTTTCGCCTCTTCCACGGTATGCTGACGGAAGTGAAAAATGGAGGCTGCCAGACAGGCCGACGCCCCGGCGGTGACAAAGCCGTCGTAGAGGTGCTCCAGGGTGCCCACCCCGCCGGAGGCGATCACCGGAATCCGGACCGCATCCACCACGGCCCGGGTCACGGCCAGGTCGTACCCATCCTTGGTGCCGTCCCGATCCATGCTGGTCAGCAGAATCTCGCCGGCTCCGTAGGACTCCATCCGCGCCGCCCACTCCACCACGTCAATGCCGGTTGGCTTGCGGCCGCCGTGGGTGTAGACCTCCCAGCGCTGCTCCCCCGGCACCTGGCGGGCATCAATGGCCACCACGGTACATTGGGAGCCGAACCGCTCCGCCGCCTGCCGTACGAACTCGGGACGGTGAACCGCGGCGGTGTTGATGGATACCTTGTCGGCGCCGGCATTCAGCATCCGGCGGATATCCTCCACCACCCGAATCCCCCCCCCTACGGTGAGCGGCATAAAGACCCGCTCGGCGGTGCGGCGCACCACATCCACCATGGTATCGCGCCCATCGCTGGAGGCGGTGATATCCAGGAAAGTCAACTCATCGGCCCCCTGACGATCATAGGCCTCCGCGATCTCCACCGGATCCCCGGCGTCCCGCAGGTCCAGGAACTGCACCCCCTTGACCACCCGGCCACCGGTAACGTCCAGACAGGGAATGATGCGGCGGGTCAGCACGCTCTGCCCCGCCTGGTCAGGGCAATGGCTTCGGCAAGGTCGATGGCGCCCGTGTAGATCGCCTTGCCGGTAATGGTGCCGCTGACGCCGCTCGCCTCGATGGCCATCAGGTTTTCGATATCGGCGAGGGAGGAGACACCGCCGGAGGCGATCACCGGAATGGCGATCGCTTCGGCCAGAGCCCTGGTGGCCTCGATGTTGGGGCCGGCCATCATGCCGTCCCGGCTGATGTCGGTGTAGATGATGGCCGACACGCCGCAGTCCTCAAACTTCCGGGCCAGATCCACGGCGGTGATGCCGGTCACCTCCGCCCACCCCTGCACCGCCACCATACCGTTCTTGGCATCGATCCCCACCACGATCCGACCGGGGAATTTCCGGCAGGCCTCCACCACCAGCTCGGGATTGCGTTGGGCAGCCGTGCCGATGATCACCCGGGACAGCCCCAGGGAGAGGTACGCCTCGATGGTGGCGATGTCACGGATGCCGCCACCCAGCTGGGCCGGGATACTGATCGCCGCCAGGATCGCCTCGATGGCCCCCTTGTTCTTCGGCTCACCGGCAAAGGCACCGTCCAGGTCCACCAGGTGCAGCAGTTCGGCCCCGGCCTGCTGCCATTTCAGCGCCTGCTCGGCCGGGTTATCGGAAAACACGGTGTCGCGGTCCATCTCTCCCTGCTCCAGACGGACACACTTTCCTTCCTTCAGATCAATGGCGGGTATGACGATCATCTCAACCTTTCATCTCGGCAAAGTTTTTCAGCATCGCAAGGCCCACGGCCTGGGATTTCTCCGGGTGGAACTGTGTGGCCACCAGGTTATCCCGGCGGATGGCGGCGCAGAACTCCCGGCCATAGGTACAGGTGGCGGCCACCACGGCCGGATCATCCGGTTGGACATAGTAGGAGTGGACAAAGTAGACGTCGCTGCCATCGGCAATACCGTCAAAAAG
The window above is part of the Trichlorobacter ammonificans genome. Proteins encoded here:
- the rpsU gene encoding 30S ribosomal protein S21, translated to MPGVKIRENEPFDLALKKFKKQCEKAGILSEVRKREHYEKPSIKRKKKAIAARKRALKKQRKMMD
- a CDS encoding CvpA family protein, whose translation is MNFLTIAMLAVLTLGGLRGLLRGLITEVASLTALLLGGWLAYRFHEPLAVPLTTLMPYHAARIVSFTGLLLAVGLGAHLVGSLLTGLVKLALLGWVNRLGGLALGVLEGALLLGMMLYAVVAVPLSFPLKEQIRQDRHAALLVRFGGMALDHAKTLRSAVP
- the hisA gene encoding 1-(5-phosphoribosyl)-5-[(5-phosphoribosylamino)methylideneamino]imidazole-4-carboxamide isomerase; this translates as MIVIPAIDLKEGKCVRLEQGEMDRDTVFSDNPAEQALKWQQAGAELLHLVDLDGAFAGEPKNKGAIEAILAAISIPAQLGGGIRDIATIEAYLSLGLSRVIIGTAAQRNPELVVEACRKFPGRIVVGIDAKNGMVAVQGWAEVTGITAVDLARKFEDCGVSAIIYTDISRDGMMAGPNIEATRALAEAIAIPVIASGGVSSLADIENLMAIEASGVSGTITGKAIYTGAIDLAEAIALTRRGRAC
- the hisF gene encoding imidazole glycerol phosphate synthase subunit HisF, which encodes MLTRRIIPCLDVTGGRVVKGVQFLDLRDAGDPVEIAEAYDRQGADELTFLDITASSDGRDTMVDVVRRTAERVFMPLTVGGGIRVVEDIRRMLNAGADKVSINTAAVHRPEFVRQAAERFGSQCTVVAIDARQVPGEQRWEVYTHGGRKPTGIDVVEWAARMESYGAGEILLTSMDRDGTKDGYDLAVTRAVVDAVRIPVIASGGVGTLEHLYDGFVTAGASACLAASIFHFRQHTVEEAKTYLQGRGVPVRVV
- a CDS encoding phosphoribosyl-ATP diphosphatase; translation: MSDNRHMLDELYQVILSRKNASPDSSYTASLLQGGLDRILKKVGEEATEVVIAGKGGEQAQLTCEAADLCYHLLVLLAARDVPVEAVWDELRRRFGTSGIAEKASRKLPPA